In the Alkaliphilus oremlandii OhILAs genome, one interval contains:
- a CDS encoding glycosyltransferase family 2 protein, producing MNKIISVIIPAYNEEKRIVNTLLAVKGISQIQNILVMDDGSKDHTFLKASSVQGIEVVRKEVNEGKGKALYEGIERVIEDADIIVFADADLEESAKDIEKLIIPIIEDVADVTIAKFPSAKKKGGFGLVKKLAKTGVYINTGRQLDTVLSGQRAFKKEVIQHINHSYTGYGVELGMTIDILNNGYRIQEIEVNMHHNETGRDLSGFIHRGRQFFQILRVLIKKTIVTTLKKR from the coding sequence TTGAATAAAATTATTTCTGTAATTATTCCTGCATACAACGAAGAAAAGCGGATTGTCAATACCTTATTGGCAGTGAAAGGTATTTCACAGATACAAAATATTCTAGTAATGGATGATGGCTCGAAGGACCATACATTTCTAAAGGCATCATCGGTTCAAGGAATTGAGGTAGTCCGCAAAGAAGTGAATGAAGGCAAAGGAAAAGCCCTATATGAAGGCATAGAAAGGGTTATAGAGGATGCTGACATTATTGTATTTGCAGATGCAGATTTAGAAGAAAGTGCTAAAGATATTGAAAAATTAATCATACCGATTATAGAAGACGTAGCAGATGTCACTATTGCCAAATTTCCCAGTGCTAAAAAAAAAGGAGGCTTTGGGCTTGTGAAAAAGCTAGCTAAAACAGGTGTTTATATCAATACTGGCCGTCAATTGGATACGGTACTCTCTGGACAGCGAGCATTTAAAAAAGAAGTAATTCAACATATAAATCATAGTTATACTGGATATGGCGTAGAATTGGGAATGACCATTGATATTTTAAATAATGGATATCGTATTCAAGAAATTGAAGTCAACATGCACCATAATGAAACTGGTAGGGATTTGTCTGGATTTATACATCGTGGAAGACAGTTTTTTCAAATATTAAGGGTTTTAATTAAAAAAACTATTGTGACAACTTTAAAGAAAAGGTGA
- a CDS encoding copper transporter — MGINMRYYIVSIASIFLSLAIGIFIGFNMNGNDIYVTQQQELINSLERRFDNFKAENDALENKIQNLSHLNEKQNILIENIVEDVVYKKLQGMNVAIIETTDNYFYVDLKDILASSGANIPVTIQYLNKAFRINGEELREINELFRLNLQTTEDMIYFINNEITNFLLKKEITAVFQYLITKEYIHCNLPYENLEGIGIDRIIVAGGSNENLNNKIEKLEVNLIKRLDNLNFKVIGVERLDVENSFIANLKKIKIPTIDNVNTRIGQVSLIYVLLGAEGHYGEKATADSLIPFYSMQQVRGEFVE; from the coding sequence GTGGGAATCAATATGAGATACTATATTGTTTCGATTGCTTCCATATTTTTATCCTTAGCAATTGGAATATTTATAGGATTTAATATGAATGGAAATGATATATATGTAACACAGCAGCAAGAATTAATTAATAGTTTAGAAAGACGATTTGATAACTTTAAAGCAGAGAATGATGCATTAGAAAATAAAATACAAAATCTGTCTCATTTAAATGAAAAGCAGAATATATTGATCGAAAATATCGTGGAAGATGTAGTTTATAAAAAACTTCAAGGTATGAACGTTGCCATCATTGAAACAACCGACAATTATTTTTATGTGGACCTAAAAGATATTCTAGCGTCATCAGGTGCAAACATTCCTGTGACGATTCAATATTTAAATAAAGCTTTTCGTATAAATGGAGAAGAACTGAGGGAGATCAACGAATTATTTCGTTTAAATCTACAAACAACGGAGGATATGATATATTTTATCAACAATGAGATAACAAATTTTTTATTAAAAAAAGAAATAACAGCAGTATTTCAATATTTAATAACAAAGGAATATATCCATTGCAATCTTCCTTACGAGAATTTAGAAGGGATCGGGATAGATCGTATTATCGTAGCGGGTGGAAGCAATGAAAACTTAAACAATAAGATAGAAAAGTTAGAGGTAAATCTAATCAAAAGGTTAGATAATTTGAATTTCAAGGTAATTGGAGTGGAGCGATTAGATGTAGAGAATTCATTTATAGCAAACCTAAAAAAAATTAAAATTCCAACAATTGATAATGTTAATACGAGAATCGGACAAGTTTCTTTAATCTATGTTTTGTTAGGAGCTGAGGGCCACTATGGAGAAAAAGCAACTGCGGATTCCTTAATCCCATTTTATTCAATGCAGCAAGTGAGAGGTGAGTTTGTTGAATAA
- a CDS encoding MraY family glycosyltransferase, with protein MKIISFGISLLLTFTVMPFIKAMLFNANIIRKNYKGDQIPVSMGIGFVPIVIINSIVVAFIYSDHRTKELVLIFLTGIMTMATVGLIDDLVGNRDATGFKGHIMSLLRGKLTTGGFKAIVGGLISLFIGSMLSFNVFEIVLNTLIIALFTNLINLLDLRPGRALKGFLLISFIFMGIGILEEIKVIVLSSVAYAIGYFYEDMKGNTMMGDVGSNTLGVVLGISSAISFTLPIKCIILVLLIGIHLVAEKYSITEIIKKNPILNFIDKLGC; from the coding sequence TTGAAAATTATTAGCTTTGGAATAAGTCTATTATTAACATTTACCGTGATGCCTTTTATAAAAGCGATGTTGTTCAATGCAAATATCATTAGAAAAAATTATAAAGGGGATCAGATTCCTGTTTCCATGGGCATTGGATTTGTACCAATTGTGATTATAAACAGTATAGTTGTCGCTTTTATTTATAGTGATCATAGAACGAAAGAATTGGTGCTAATTTTTTTAACAGGAATTATGACTATGGCTACAGTAGGATTAATTGATGATCTCGTAGGGAATAGAGACGCTACTGGATTTAAAGGACATATCATGTCCTTACTAAGAGGTAAATTGACTACGGGAGGTTTTAAAGCGATTGTAGGCGGGCTTATTTCTCTTTTTATAGGAAGTATGCTTTCATTTAATGTTTTTGAAATTGTCCTCAATACTTTGATAATTGCTTTATTTACCAATCTAATTAACCTATTAGATTTAAGGCCAGGAAGAGCATTGAAAGGATTTTTATTGATCTCATTTATTTTTATGGGAATCGGAATTTTAGAAGAGATTAAAGTCATTGTATTATCATCTGTAGCCTACGCAATCGGATATTTTTATGAAGATATGAAAGGGAACACCATGATGGGCGACGTTGGTTCTAATACGCTAGGTGTTGTATTGGGAATATCCTCTGCAATTAGTTTTACTTTACCGATAAAATGTATTATTCTAGTCTTATTGATAGGCATCCATCTCGTTGCTGAAAAGTATTCCATTACAGAAATAATCAAGAAAAATCCAATTCTTAATTTTATTGATAAATTGGGTTGTTGA
- a CDS encoding NUDIX hydrolase, translating to MTFEEKTMKTERIYEGRIINVRVDTVELPNKKYSKREIVEHPGAVGIIPITEDNKIILVKQFRKAVEEVLLEIPAGKIEPGENLVRCAVRELEEETGFTTDHVEKLIEFYTAPGFSNEKLHIYVAKNLKEGISNPDEDENIEIIELSMDEILNKIETGEIKDSKTIVAMLTYTNLYSKNR from the coding sequence ATGACCTTTGAAGAAAAAACGATGAAAACAGAAAGGATATATGAGGGTAGAATTATTAATGTAAGAGTGGATACTGTAGAACTACCCAATAAAAAATATTCTAAAAGAGAAATTGTGGAGCATCCTGGAGCTGTTGGTATCATACCGATTACAGAAGACAATAAAATTATCTTGGTGAAACAGTTTCGCAAAGCAGTTGAAGAAGTACTACTTGAAATTCCCGCTGGAAAAATTGAGCCTGGAGAAAATTTAGTTCGGTGTGCAGTTAGAGAATTGGAAGAAGAAACTGGATTTACTACAGACCACGTAGAAAAATTGATAGAGTTTTATACTGCGCCTGGCTTTTCAAATGAAAAACTCCATATTTATGTAGCAAAAAACTTGAAAGAAGGCATTTCTAATCCAGATGAGGATGAAAACATCGAAATTATTGAACTTTCTATGGATGAAATTTTAAATAAAATAGAAACAGGGGAAATAAAAGATTCAAAGACTATTGTCGCAATGCTAACTTATACAAATTTATATTCAAAAAATCGATAG
- a CDS encoding DUF3866 family protein, with product MMSIKRGNVVRILDKLDGRTDVLVNVNGKLEKAINYDFLTGQIHKNHEIILNTTAVDLNLGTGGYHFVIYNLNNEDEQMKQGGHIMKMRYTPFQIKVFAAEEQESPYHELFNGFKSLNNMPVIIGTLHSMLAPISATLKYLNPDVKIAFIMTDGAALPIYLSNSVQELRVKNIIDVTITLGHAFGGDYEVINIYNGLIAAKEVCKCDVAIVTMGPGIVGTGTKFGFTGIEQGNIIDAVNDLGGIPISVPRITFRDKRARHYGISHHSITTLGMISKTRSHIVIPLFSTEKNKIIEKQIIDGNLADKHHIINVRENVLLKALNRYDLGVKSMGRDLNEDPEFFITCSSAAMYAHTLIKEESID from the coding sequence ATGATGAGTATCAAGAGAGGAAACGTTGTACGAATCCTTGACAAACTAGATGGAAGAACGGATGTTCTGGTAAATGTGAATGGTAAGTTAGAAAAAGCCATCAATTACGATTTTTTAACGGGGCAAATCCATAAGAATCATGAAATTATTTTAAATACAACTGCAGTAGATCTAAATCTTGGGACCGGTGGATACCATTTTGTAATATACAATTTAAATAATGAAGATGAACAAATGAAGCAAGGGGGCCACATTATGAAAATGAGATACACCCCATTTCAGATTAAGGTTTTTGCAGCAGAAGAGCAGGAAAGCCCATACCACGAACTATTTAACGGCTTTAAAAGTTTAAATAACATGCCAGTAATTATAGGTACCCTACATAGCATGTTGGCTCCGATTTCGGCCACATTAAAATATTTAAATCCAGATGTAAAGATTGCTTTTATTATGACGGACGGAGCAGCGCTTCCTATCTATTTAAGTAATTCCGTACAAGAGCTACGAGTGAAAAACATCATTGACGTTACTATAACTCTAGGCCATGCATTTGGAGGTGACTACGAAGTAATCAATATATACAATGGTTTAATTGCGGCAAAAGAAGTTTGTAAATGTGATGTTGCTATTGTGACCATGGGACCAGGCATTGTAGGAACTGGAACAAAATTTGGCTTTACAGGGATTGAGCAAGGGAATATAATTGATGCTGTAAATGATTTAGGCGGCATACCCATATCTGTTCCACGCATTACATTTAGAGATAAGAGAGCAAGACATTATGGTATAAGCCACCATAGCATTACGACTTTGGGTATGATATCGAAAACTAGATCTCATATTGTAATTCCTCTTTTTTCCACAGAAAAAAATAAAATTATTGAAAAACAAATAATCGATGGAAATTTAGCAGATAAGCATCATATAATTAATGTGAGAGAAAATGTTTTATTGAAAGCTTTAAATCGATATGATTTAGGTGTCAAATCCATGGGTAGGGATTTGAATGAAGACCCAGAATTTTTCATAACTTGTAGCTCGGCAGCCATGTATGCACATACTTTAATAAAAGAAGAATCTATAGATTAA